Proteins from a single region of Macrotis lagotis isolate mMagLag1 chromosome 2, bilby.v1.9.chrom.fasta, whole genome shotgun sequence:
- the PDXP gene encoding chronophin has translation MAGCERLRGGALRELLGRTRGVLFDCDGVLWNGDSVVPGAPELLERLGRGGVAALFVSNNSRRSVRELAARFARLGLRGVAAEQLFSSARCAARLLRQRLPRPCPPGAVFVLGGEGLRGELRAAGLSLAGDQPGPVRAVLVGYDELFSFARLSEACAHLRDPDCLLVATDLDPWHPLGDGRTTPGTGSLTAAVETASGRQALVVGKPSTYMFECITEHFGVDPAHTLMVGDRLETDILFGHRCGLTTVLTLTGVSKLDQAQAYLAAGQLDLVPHYYVDSIADLIAGLDV, from the exons ATGGCGGGCTGCGAGCGGCTGCGGGGCGGCGCCCTGCGCGAGCTGCTGGGCCGCACGCGGGGCGTGCTGTTCGACTGCGACGGGGTGCTGTGGAACGGCGACAGCGTGGTGCCGGGCGCGCCGGAGCTGCTGGAGCGGCTGGGCCGCGGCGGCGTGGCGGCGCTCTTCGTCAGCAACAACAGCCGGCGCTCCGTGCGCGAGCTGGCGGCCCGCTTCGCGCGCCTGGGCCTGCGCGGCGTGGCGGCCGAGCAGCTCTTCAGCTCCGCGCGCTGCGCCGCCCGCCTGCTGCGCCAGCGCCTGCCGCGGCCCTGCCCGCCGGGCGCCGTGTTCGTGCTGGGCGGCGAGGGGCTGCGCGGCGAGCTGCGGGCGGCGGGGCTGAGCCTGGCCGGGGACCAGCCCGGGCCCGTGCGCGCCGTGCTCGTGGGCTACGACGAGCTCTTCTCCTTCGCCAGGCTCAGCGAGGCCTGCGCCCACCTGCGCGACCCCGACTGCCTGCTGGTGGCCACCGACCTGGACCCCTGGCACCCGCTGGGCGACGGCCGCACCACCCCGG GGACAGGAAGTCTGACAGCAGCAGTGGAGACGGCGTCAGGGCGTCAGGCACTAGTGGTGGGCAAGCCCAGCACCTACATGTTCGAGTGTATCACAGAGCACTTTGGCGTGGATCCAGCTCACACCCTGATGGTGGGTGACCGCCTGGAAACGGACATCCTCTTTGGTCACCGCTGTGGCCTGACCACCGTGCTCACCCTTACTGGAGTCTCCAAGCTGGATCAGGCCCAGGCCTACTTGGCTGCAGGCCAGCTTGACCTGGTGCCCCACTACTATGTGGACAGTATTGCAGACTTGATAGCAGGGCTAGATGTCTGA